One genomic window of Azospirillum sp. TSH58 includes the following:
- a CDS encoding pyruvate, water dikinase regulatory protein: MRQFHLHLVSDATGETINSVARACVIQFDDVRPVEHFWNLVRTERQLDMVLEGVQENRGLVMFTLVDEKLRRRLQDFCREVQVPCIPVLDPLINALAAFLGVESQRQPGRQHALDAEYFGRMDAMDFALAHDDGQSSWDLHEADVILMGVSRTSKTPTCIYLANRGIKAANIPIVPGCPMPPEIEKLTRPLVVGLTKDPDRLVQIRRNRLKLLNQNESSTYVDPEVVRAEVTDARRMFTRRGWPVIDVSRRSIEETAAEIMMLLARRQSGGLPGVVPEGPLT; the protein is encoded by the coding sequence ATGAGACAGTTCCACCTGCATCTTGTGTCGGACGCGACCGGCGAGACGATCAACAGCGTCGCCCGCGCCTGCGTCATCCAGTTCGACGATGTTCGCCCGGTCGAGCATTTCTGGAATCTCGTGCGGACCGAGCGGCAGCTCGACATGGTTCTGGAGGGTGTCCAGGAGAATCGCGGCCTCGTCATGTTCACGCTGGTCGACGAGAAGCTGCGCCGCCGCCTCCAGGACTTCTGCCGCGAGGTGCAGGTCCCCTGCATCCCGGTGCTCGACCCGCTGATCAACGCGCTGGCCGCCTTCCTCGGCGTGGAATCGCAGCGCCAGCCCGGCCGCCAGCACGCCTTGGACGCCGAATATTTCGGGCGCATGGACGCGATGGACTTCGCGCTGGCGCACGACGACGGCCAGTCGAGCTGGGACCTGCACGAGGCCGACGTGATCCTGATGGGCGTGTCGCGCACCTCCAAGACGCCGACCTGCATCTATCTGGCGAACCGCGGCATCAAGGCGGCGAACATCCCGATCGTCCCCGGATGCCCGATGCCGCCGGAGATCGAGAAGCTGACCCGGCCGCTGGTCGTCGGCCTGACCAAGGACCCGGACCGTCTGGTGCAGATCCGCCGCAACCGGCTGAAGCTGCTGAACCAGAACGAGTCCTCGACCTACGTCGATCCCGAGGTGGTGCGCGCCGAGGTCACCGACGCGCGGCGGATGTTCACCCGGCGCGGCTGGCCGGTGATCGACGTGTCGCGCCGCTCCATCGAGGAGACGGCGGCGGAGATCATGATGCTGCTCGCCCGCCGCCAGAGCGGCGGCCTGCCCGGCGTCGTTCCAGAGGGGCCGTTGACGTGA
- the secB gene encoding protein-export chaperone SecB, with the protein MSDQQINGQDQEAASSLPMHVLAQYVKDLSFENPNAPQSLLPGQPQPQVNIGVDVQVQPMGEDVYEVVLKLHCEAKQAEATAFLVEVAYGGLFQLPGLPQEHHRPVLLIEAPRMLFPFARAIVAGCTQDGGFPPLMINPIDFVDLYRRQTAGQQAQAEEAPQSPF; encoded by the coding sequence ATGTCCGATCAGCAGATCAACGGTCAAGATCAGGAAGCCGCCTCGTCGCTGCCGATGCATGTGCTGGCGCAGTATGTGAAGGACCTGTCCTTCGAGAACCCCAACGCCCCGCAGAGCCTGCTGCCCGGCCAGCCGCAGCCGCAGGTCAACATCGGCGTGGACGTGCAGGTTCAGCCGATGGGCGAGGACGTCTACGAGGTCGTGCTGAAGCTGCATTGCGAGGCCAAGCAGGCCGAGGCGACCGCCTTCCTGGTCGAGGTCGCGTACGGCGGCCTGTTCCAGCTTCCGGGCCTGCCGCAGGAGCATCACCGCCCGGTGCTGCTGATCGAGGCGCCGCGGATGCTCTTCCCGTTCGCCCGCGCCATCGTCGCCGGCTGCACCCAGGACGGCGGCTTCCCGCCGCTGATGATCAACCCGATCGATTTCGTCGACCTGTACCGCCGCCAGACCGCCGGCCAGCAGGCCCAGGCCGAAGAGGCCCCGCAGTCGCCGTTCTGA
- a CDS encoding shikimate dehydrogenase produces the protein MTISGKAKLAGVMGWPIGHSRSPRLHGHWLEQYGIDGAYVPLAVQPDRIEQAIRALPALGFRGCNVTVPHKEAAYRTVDRLDATAKRMGAVNTIVVGEDGSLEGRNTDGFGFIENLRSGAPGWKAADGPALVIGAGGAARAVVASLLDEGAPRVWLVNRTRARADELAADIGGAIETADWVSRETLLEGAALVVNTTTQGMAGQPPLELDLRALPGSAVVTDIVYTPLMTPLLAAAQARGNRVVDGIGMLLHQARPGFAAWFGREPEVTEALKAAVLQG, from the coding sequence ATGACGATCAGCGGCAAGGCGAAGCTGGCCGGCGTGATGGGCTGGCCGATCGGTCATTCGCGCTCGCCCCGGCTGCACGGCCACTGGCTGGAGCAGTACGGCATCGACGGCGCCTATGTGCCGCTGGCCGTACAGCCCGACCGCATCGAGCAGGCCATCCGCGCCCTGCCCGCTCTCGGCTTCCGTGGCTGCAACGTCACAGTGCCGCACAAGGAGGCCGCCTACCGCACGGTTGACCGGCTGGACGCTACCGCCAAGCGGATGGGCGCCGTCAACACCATCGTGGTCGGCGAGGACGGGTCGCTGGAGGGTCGCAACACCGACGGCTTCGGTTTCATCGAGAATTTGAGGAGTGGCGCGCCGGGCTGGAAGGCTGCGGACGGGCCGGCGCTGGTCATCGGGGCCGGTGGCGCGGCGCGGGCCGTCGTCGCCTCCCTCCTCGACGAAGGGGCGCCGCGGGTCTGGCTGGTCAACCGCACGCGGGCGCGGGCCGACGAGTTGGCCGCCGATATCGGAGGCGCCATCGAGACCGCCGACTGGGTTTCACGTGAAACCCTCCTCGAAGGGGCGGCGCTGGTGGTGAACACGACGACCCAGGGCATGGCGGGCCAGCCGCCGCTGGAACTGGATCTGCGCGCCCTGCCCGGCTCCGCCGTCGTCACCGACATCGTCTACACCCCCCTGATGACCCCGCTGCTGGCCGCGGCGCAGGCCCGCGGCAACCGCGTGGTGGATGGCATCGGCATGCTGCTCCACCAGGCCCGCCCCGGCTTCGCCGCCTGGTTCGGCCGGGAGCCGGAGGTGACCGAGGCGCTGAAGGCCGCCGTTCTCCAGGGCTGA
- a CDS encoding FxsA family protein, which yields MNPLLLLFLLLPIAEIATFIEVGDWIGAGPTVGLVILSAILGSVLIRWQGLSVLKRAQQAAERGESPVGAVFEGFCVVVAGLLLIIPGFLTDIVGILLFVRPIRNALGRWLFDRMKGVASYQMGGRMGGRTWSSGGPAGSEGGPQGHPRNRPPPGVIDVDYQEVDPDGGRPGSAGPADRDGPDDMPKLGDSRWAPPGSPHRNDRG from the coding sequence ATGAATCCACTGTTGCTGTTGTTCCTTCTGCTGCCGATCGCGGAAATCGCGACCTTCATCGAGGTCGGTGACTGGATTGGCGCCGGCCCGACGGTCGGGCTGGTGATCCTGTCCGCCATTCTCGGGTCCGTGCTGATCCGCTGGCAGGGCCTGTCCGTCCTGAAGCGCGCTCAGCAGGCGGCGGAGCGCGGCGAGAGCCCGGTCGGCGCGGTGTTCGAGGGCTTCTGCGTCGTCGTCGCCGGCCTGCTGCTGATCATCCCCGGCTTCCTGACCGACATCGTCGGAATCCTGCTGTTCGTGCGCCCCATCCGCAACGCCCTGGGCCGCTGGCTGTTCGACCGTATGAAGGGGGTCGCGTCCTACCAGATGGGCGGACGGATGGGCGGACGGACCTGGAGCAGCGGCGGTCCCGCCGGATCGGAGGGCGGCCCCCAAGGCCACCCGCGCAACCGCCCGCCGCCGGGCGTGATCGACGTCGATTACCAGGAGGTCGACCCCGACGGCGGCCGTCCGGGAAGCGCCGGTCCGGCGGACCGCGACGGGCCCGACGACATGCCCAAGCTGGGTGACTCCCGCTGGGCGCCGCCCGGTTCGCCCCACCGCAACGACCGCGGGTGA
- the hemE gene encoding uroporphyrinogen decarboxylase: MLAALAGEVRSRPPFWLMRQAGRYLPEYRELRAKAGSFLDMCYNPDHAVEVTLQPLRRYDMDAAILFSDILVVPHALGQPLAFLEGEGPKLDPVRSVEDLKRLSRDRFHERLEPVYETVRRLSSAIPAHTTLIGFAGAPWTIACYMVEGAGSKEYAHVKRWAYGDPAGFGALMDLLVEVTADYLCTQIEAGAEVVQLFDSWAGVLPAGEFRRWVIEPTRRIVDLIKARHPAIPVIGFPRGAGLSYEAYVVGSGVDAVGLDTTVPVAWAAGNLQSRLPVQGNLDPIMLAAGGEALRTAAWEILEALAGKPFVFNLGHGVIQTTPPDHVAELARLIKDWPNRG; this comes from the coding sequence ATGCTCGCCGCCCTCGCCGGCGAGGTGCGTTCGCGCCCGCCCTTCTGGCTGATGCGCCAGGCCGGCCGTTACCTGCCGGAATATCGGGAATTGCGCGCCAAGGCCGGCAGCTTCCTGGACATGTGCTACAACCCGGACCATGCGGTGGAGGTGACCCTGCAGCCGCTGCGCCGCTACGACATGGACGCGGCGATTCTGTTCTCCGACATCCTGGTGGTGCCGCACGCGCTGGGCCAGCCGCTGGCCTTCCTGGAAGGCGAGGGGCCGAAGCTGGACCCTGTGAGAAGCGTGGAAGACCTCAAGCGCCTGTCGCGCGACCGGTTCCACGAGCGGCTGGAGCCGGTCTACGAGACCGTCCGCCGCCTCTCCAGCGCGATTCCGGCGCACACCACGCTGATCGGCTTTGCCGGGGCTCCCTGGACCATCGCCTGCTACATGGTCGAGGGAGCCGGGTCCAAGGAGTACGCGCATGTCAAGCGCTGGGCCTACGGCGACCCCGCCGGATTCGGCGCGCTGATGGATCTGCTGGTCGAGGTGACCGCCGATTACCTGTGCACCCAGATCGAGGCCGGGGCCGAGGTCGTCCAGCTTTTCGACAGCTGGGCGGGTGTCCTGCCGGCCGGAGAATTCCGCCGCTGGGTGATCGAGCCGACGCGGCGGATCGTGGATCTCATCAAGGCGCGCCACCCCGCGATTCCGGTCATCGGTTTCCCGCGCGGTGCGGGCCTCTCCTATGAGGCCTACGTGGTGGGCAGTGGGGTGGATGCCGTCGGGCTCGACACCACCGTCCCGGTGGCTTGGGCGGCCGGGAATCTGCAATCCAGATTGCCGGTGCAGGGCAACCTCGACCCGATCATGCTCGCCGCCGGTGGCGAGGCCCTGCGGACCGCCGCGTGGGAGATTCTGGAGGCGCTCGCCGGCAAGCCCTTCGTCTTCAATCTGGGCCATGGCGTGATCCAGACCACGCCGCCGGACCATGTCGCCGAGCTGGCCCGTCTGATCAAGGACTGGCCGAACCGCGGCTGA
- the hemJ gene encoding protoporphyrinogen oxidase HemJ has product MLYLWVKALHVISIIAWMAGLLYLPRLFVYHCETAPGSESSERFKVMERRLLRAIMNPAMGAAYLFGIAMIVMEPAWMKQGWLHAKLLFVLALTGTHMMMARWRKDFEADRNTRPQRFFRMWNEAPTLLMIGIVIFVIVKPF; this is encoded by the coding sequence GTGCTTTATCTCTGGGTCAAGGCTCTGCACGTCATCAGCATCATCGCCTGGATGGCCGGGCTTCTCTATCTGCCGCGGCTGTTCGTCTATCATTGCGAGACGGCGCCGGGCTCCGAATCCTCGGAACGGTTCAAGGTGATGGAGCGCCGCCTGCTGCGCGCCATCATGAATCCGGCGATGGGTGCTGCCTATCTCTTCGGAATCGCGATGATCGTGATGGAGCCGGCCTGGATGAAGCAGGGCTGGCTGCACGCCAAGCTGCTGTTCGTGTTGGCGCTCACCGGCACGCACATGATGATGGCGCGCTGGCGCAAGGACTTCGAGGCGGACCGCAACACCCGCCCGCAGCGCTTCTTCCGCATGTGGAACGAGGCGCCGACCCTGCTGATGATCGGCATCGTCATCTTCGTGATCGTGAAGCCGTTCTGA
- the rho gene encoding transcription termination factor Rho, giving the protein MHLQELKCKSPAELLAFAEELQIENASTLRKQDMMFAILKQLAENDVPIYGDGVLEVLQDGFGFLRSPEANYLPGPDDIYVSPSQVRRFGLRTGDTVEGQIRAPKDGERYFALLKVNTINFDAPDKVRHRINFDNLTPLYPEERLRMEVDDPTKKNYTGRIIDLVAPLGKGQRGLIVAPPRTGKTVMLQNIAHSIATNHPEAYLIVLLIDERPEEVTDMARSVRGEVISSTFDEPATRHVQVAEMVIEKAKRLVEHKRDVVILLDSITRLARAYNTVVPSSGKVLTGGVDANALQRPKRFFGAARNIEEGGSLTIIATALIDTGSRMDEVIFEEFKGTGNSEIVLDRKLSDKRTFPAIDISKSGTRKEELLVDKGTISKMWILRRILMPMGVTDAVDFLVDKLKHTKSNSEFFESMNQ; this is encoded by the coding sequence ATGCATCTCCAAGAGCTGAAGTGCAAGAGCCCCGCCGAACTGCTGGCGTTCGCCGAGGAACTGCAGATCGAGAACGCCAGCACGCTGCGCAAGCAGGACATGATGTTCGCCATCCTCAAGCAGCTGGCGGAAAACGATGTTCCGATCTACGGCGACGGCGTGCTCGAGGTTCTTCAGGACGGCTTCGGGTTCCTGCGCTCGCCGGAGGCCAACTATCTTCCCGGCCCCGACGACATCTACGTCAGCCCCAGCCAGGTGCGCCGCTTCGGCCTGCGCACCGGCGACACGGTCGAAGGGCAGATCCGCGCGCCCAAGGACGGCGAGCGCTACTTCGCCCTTCTCAAGGTCAACACGATCAACTTCGATGCGCCGGACAAGGTCCGCCACCGCATCAACTTCGACAACCTGACCCCGCTCTACCCGGAAGAGCGGCTGCGCATGGAAGTCGACGACCCGACCAAGAAGAACTACACGGGCCGCATCATCGACCTCGTGGCGCCGCTGGGCAAGGGCCAGCGCGGGCTGATCGTCGCCCCGCCGCGCACGGGCAAGACCGTGATGCTGCAGAACATCGCCCATTCCATCGCGACCAACCACCCGGAAGCCTACCTGATCGTCCTGCTGATCGACGAGCGTCCGGAAGAGGTGACCGACATGGCCCGCTCCGTGCGGGGCGAGGTCATCAGCTCCACCTTCGACGAGCCGGCGACGCGCCACGTCCAGGTCGCCGAGATGGTCATCGAGAAGGCCAAGCGCCTGGTTGAGCACAAGCGCGACGTGGTGATCCTGCTGGACTCCATCACCCGTCTGGCCCGCGCCTACAACACCGTCGTTCCCTCCTCGGGCAAGGTGCTGACCGGCGGTGTCGACGCCAACGCGCTGCAGCGCCCGAAGCGCTTCTTCGGTGCCGCCCGCAACATCGAGGAGGGCGGCTCGCTGACCATCATCGCGACCGCGCTGATCGACACCGGCAGCCGCATGGACGAGGTGATCTTCGAGGAGTTCAAGGGCACCGGCAACTCGGAGATCGTGCTGGACCGCAAGCTCTCCGACAAGCGCACCTTCCCGGCCATCGACATCTCCAAGTCGGGCACCCGCAAGGAGGAGCTGCTGGTCGACAAGGGCACCATCTCCAAGATGTGGATCCTGCGCCGCATCCTGATGCCGATGGGCGTGACCGACGCGGTGGACTTCCTGGTCGACAAGCTCAAGCACACCAAGTCGAACTCGGAATTCTTCGAGTCCATGAACCAGTAG
- a CDS encoding nucleoside triphosphate pyrophosphatase — protein MSGAVPTVVLASGSRTRAEMLERAGVRVTLAPAAVDEEEIKLAARAEGAPVEDVAEALAELKAQRVTRKHPGALVIGADQMLDCEGRWFDKPADRDAARTQLQDLRGRTHRLVSCAVVIRDGERLWHHVDRARLTMRPFSDAFLDSYLNAAGDDVLGSVGAYHLEGLGAQLFHRVDGDFFTILGLPLLPLLGFLRVHGVIAE, from the coding sequence GTGAGCGGAGCGGTTCCCACCGTCGTCCTCGCCTCCGGCTCGCGCACCCGGGCGGAGATGCTGGAGCGCGCCGGGGTGCGCGTCACGCTCGCTCCCGCCGCGGTGGACGAGGAGGAGATCAAGCTGGCCGCCCGCGCCGAGGGAGCCCCGGTCGAGGATGTGGCCGAGGCTCTGGCCGAGCTGAAGGCGCAGCGCGTCACCCGCAAGCACCCCGGCGCCCTGGTGATCGGCGCCGACCAGATGCTCGACTGCGAAGGCCGCTGGTTCGACAAGCCCGCCGACCGGGACGCGGCACGGACGCAGTTGCAGGACCTGCGCGGCCGAACGCACCGGCTGGTGAGCTGCGCCGTGGTGATCCGCGACGGCGAGCGGCTGTGGCACCATGTCGATCGCGCCCGCCTGACCATGCGTCCCTTCAGCGACGCCTTCCTCGACTCCTATCTGAACGCGGCGGGCGACGACGTGCTGGGGTCGGTCGGCGCCTATCACCTGGAGGGGTTGGGCGCGCAGCTCTTCCATCGGGTGGACGGCGACTTCTTCACGATCCTCGGGCTGCCGCTGCTGCCGCTGCTCGGGTTCCTGCGGGTGCATGGGGTGATTGCGGAATGA
- the coaE gene encoding dephospho-CoA kinase (Dephospho-CoA kinase (CoaE) performs the final step in coenzyme A biosynthesis.) yields the protein MIVLGLTGSIGMGKSTAARMLKRMGAPVCDSDAVVHGLLGRHGAAVPAIAAAFPGVVVDGAVDRRALGAAVFGNPAALKRLEAILHPAVQAAQRRFLKQAARRRVRVAVLDIPLLFETGGERKVDRTVVVTAPFLVQKSRVMARPGMTAEKFAAILARQTPDAEKRRRADHVVKTGDGRRATRRALRNILADVKRRRGRQWPPRGYQPGQVVHA from the coding sequence ATGATCGTGTTGGGACTCACCGGCTCCATCGGCATGGGCAAGAGCACGGCGGCGCGCATGCTGAAGCGCATGGGTGCGCCGGTCTGCGACAGCGACGCGGTGGTGCATGGGCTGCTGGGGCGTCATGGCGCGGCCGTGCCGGCCATCGCGGCGGCTTTTCCCGGCGTGGTCGTGGATGGCGCGGTGGACCGGCGGGCGCTGGGCGCGGCGGTGTTCGGCAACCCGGCGGCGCTGAAGCGGCTGGAGGCGATCCTCCACCCGGCGGTGCAGGCCGCACAGCGGCGCTTCCTGAAGCAGGCGGCGCGGCGGCGCGTCCGCGTGGCGGTTCTGGACATTCCCCTGCTGTTCGAGACGGGCGGAGAGCGCAAGGTGGACCGCACGGTGGTGGTCACCGCCCCCTTCCTGGTGCAGAAGTCACGGGTGATGGCGCGGCCGGGCATGACGGCGGAGAAGTTCGCCGCTATTCTGGCCCGGCAGACGCCCGACGCCGAGAAGCGGCGGCGCGCCGACCATGTCGTCAAGACCGGCGACGGGCGGCGGGCCACCCGGCGGGCGCTGCGCAACATCCTCGCCGACGTGAAGCGGCGCCGCGGCCGGCAATGGCCGCCGCGGGGATACCAGCCCGGACAGGTGGTTCATGCGTGA
- a CDS encoding Tim44/TimA family putative adaptor protein, protein MGDGFVFVEILIFAMIAAFLVYRLRSVLGRRTGEERQRPNPFTARPNNQPDNVVAMPNRERPVPNAAPSPDEPVSLATALEQIKAADPSFDEKYFLQGARGAFQMIVEAFAKGDTATLRPLLSDEVYDNFARAVRERQAAGETLETRIETITDADVVEARMDGRTALVTVKFVSEQMNVVRNSAGAVVDGDPNAVVEAVDVWTFARNTRASDPNWSLVETRTPQ, encoded by the coding sequence ATGGGAGATGGGTTTGTGTTCGTCGAGATCCTGATCTTCGCGATGATCGCGGCGTTTCTCGTGTACCGGCTGCGCAGCGTGCTCGGCCGCCGCACCGGTGAGGAGCGTCAGCGGCCGAACCCCTTCACGGCCCGCCCCAACAACCAGCCGGACAACGTGGTGGCGATGCCCAACCGCGAGCGGCCTGTGCCGAACGCCGCGCCGTCGCCCGACGAGCCGGTGTCGCTGGCCACCGCGCTGGAGCAGATCAAGGCCGCCGACCCCAGCTTCGACGAGAAGTATTTCCTGCAGGGCGCCCGCGGCGCCTTCCAGATGATCGTGGAGGCCTTTGCCAAGGGCGACACGGCCACCCTGCGCCCGCTGCTCTCCGACGAGGTCTACGACAACTTCGCCCGCGCGGTGCGCGAGCGCCAGGCGGCGGGCGAGACGCTGGAGACCCGCATCGAGACGATCACCGACGCCGACGTGGTGGAGGCCCGCATGGACGGCCGCACCGCGCTGGTCACCGTGAAGTTCGTGTCGGAGCAGATGAACGTCGTGCGCAACAGCGCCGGCGCTGTGGTGGACGGCGATCCCAACGCCGTGGTCGAGGCCGTGGACGTCTGGACCTTCGCCCGCAACACCCGGGCCAGCGACCCGAACTGGTCGCTCGTCGAAACCCGCACCCCTCAATGA
- a CDS encoding cation-transporting P-type ATPase, whose protein sequence is MSPHDRSGTGTIVAPEASTDPLPWHAQPPDQALAALDSPDDGLTPEEAAGRRHRYGPNRLTPPPRRSALMRFLAQFDNLLIYVLIGAGIVTVLLGEFVDAAVIAGVVLINAAIGYVQEGKAEQALDAIRNMLSPQAVVLRGGHQVTVPAEDLVPGDRVLLASGDKVPADLRLVRVKGLRVQEAALTGESVPVAKSADAVAVDAPLAERGGMAYSGTLVAQGQASGVVVATGDRTELGRIGTLLAGVEELTTPLLAQMAVFGRWLTIGILALTALTFLYGSLVQGEHWADMVMAAVGLAVAAIPEGLPAVMTITLAIGVTRMARRNAIIRRLPAVETLGSVGIICSDKTGTLTRNELVVQTVVTAAGDCAVTGTGYRPEGEFRRDGAALDPAADPVLTELARAALLCNDAELQRGEDGGDGSGGWTVAGDPTDGALLALGMKAGLDAREEAARRPRTDVIPFESEHKFMATLHHDHEGHGLLYVKGAPERVLSMCTHVRAADGGSAPLDAARWLARVEDLATRGQRVLALAGRPALPGQTVLDMDDVREGLTLLGLCGFIDPAREEAVAAVAQCQAAGIRVKMITGDHAGTAQAIGRRFNLSGDAVSGTDLDRLDDAALVAVARDADVFARTTPEHKLRLVRALQTAGHTVAMTGDGVNDAPALKRADVGVAMGCKGTEAAKEAASMVLADDNFASIAHAVEEGRTVYDNLRKTILFMLPTNGAQALVILVAVLAGYTLPITPVQILWVNMVTAVTLGLALAFEPPEAAVMKRPPRPQDEPILPGFLIGRMVLVMALLVATSFGFFLLHEGHGDPTPVARTMAVNALVMGEIFFLLNARAVTASVLNRQGLFGSRPVWISIGLMLVFQLAFTYAPPLQSLFGTAAVDWTQWVAMTAAGLAIFLAVEAEKAVTRRVMGRRG, encoded by the coding sequence ATGAGCCCGCATGACCGTTCCGGAACCGGAACCATCGTTGCTCCCGAAGCCTCCACCGACCCCCTGCCCTGGCACGCCCAGCCTCCGGACCAGGCCTTGGCCGCGCTGGACAGCCCCGACGACGGGCTTACCCCGGAGGAGGCGGCCGGCCGCCGGCACCGGTACGGTCCGAACCGGCTGACCCCGCCGCCCCGGCGGTCGGCGCTGATGCGCTTCCTGGCCCAGTTCGACAACCTGCTGATCTATGTGCTGATCGGCGCGGGAATCGTCACGGTCCTGCTCGGCGAGTTCGTCGACGCCGCGGTGATCGCCGGCGTGGTGCTGATCAACGCCGCCATCGGCTATGTCCAGGAAGGCAAGGCGGAGCAGGCGCTGGACGCCATCCGCAACATGCTGTCGCCACAGGCGGTGGTGCTGCGCGGCGGCCATCAGGTGACCGTTCCGGCGGAGGATCTGGTGCCCGGCGACCGCGTCCTTCTGGCCTCGGGCGACAAGGTGCCGGCGGATCTACGGCTGGTCCGGGTCAAGGGCCTGCGCGTGCAGGAGGCGGCGCTGACCGGGGAATCCGTGCCGGTCGCCAAGAGCGCCGACGCGGTGGCCGTGGACGCTCCCCTGGCGGAGCGCGGCGGCATGGCCTATTCCGGCACGCTGGTGGCCCAGGGACAGGCCTCCGGCGTCGTGGTGGCCACGGGGGACCGGACGGAGCTGGGGCGCATCGGCACGCTCCTGGCGGGCGTGGAGGAGCTGACCACGCCGCTGCTCGCCCAGATGGCCGTCTTCGGCCGCTGGCTGACCATCGGCATCCTGGCGCTGACCGCGCTGACCTTCCTCTACGGCTCGCTGGTCCAGGGGGAGCATTGGGCGGACATGGTCATGGCCGCGGTCGGTCTGGCGGTGGCGGCGATCCCGGAAGGGCTGCCGGCGGTGATGACCATCACGCTGGCCATCGGCGTCACCCGCATGGCCCGGCGCAACGCCATCATCCGCCGCCTGCCGGCGGTGGAGACGCTGGGCTCGGTCGGGATCATCTGCTCCGACAAGACCGGCACGCTGACCCGCAACGAGCTGGTCGTGCAGACCGTGGTGACCGCGGCGGGCGATTGCGCGGTGACCGGCACCGGCTACCGCCCCGAAGGCGAGTTCCGCCGCGACGGCGCCGCCCTGGACCCCGCCGCCGATCCCGTCCTGACCGAGCTGGCCCGCGCCGCCCTGCTGTGCAACGACGCGGAGCTGCAGCGCGGCGAGGATGGCGGGGACGGCAGCGGCGGCTGGACGGTGGCCGGAGACCCGACCGACGGCGCCCTGCTGGCGCTGGGCATGAAGGCCGGGCTGGACGCGCGGGAGGAGGCCGCCCGCCGTCCGCGCACCGACGTCATCCCCTTCGAATCCGAACACAAGTTCATGGCCACCCTGCACCATGACCATGAGGGCCACGGGCTGCTGTACGTCAAGGGCGCGCCGGAGCGCGTGCTGTCCATGTGTACGCACGTACGGGCCGCGGACGGCGGCAGCGCGCCGCTGGACGCCGCCCGCTGGCTGGCGCGGGTGGAGGATCTGGCGACGCGCGGCCAGCGCGTGCTGGCGCTCGCCGGCCGCCCCGCTTTGCCCGGCCAGACCGTGCTGGACATGGACGATGTGCGGGAGGGGCTGACCCTGCTCGGCCTGTGCGGCTTCATCGATCCGGCGCGCGAGGAGGCGGTGGCGGCGGTGGCCCAGTGCCAGGCGGCGGGAATCCGCGTCAAGATGATCACCGGCGACCACGCCGGCACCGCCCAGGCCATCGGGCGTCGGTTCAACCTGTCGGGCGACGCCGTGTCCGGGACCGACCTGGACCGGCTGGACGACGCGGCGCTGGTCGCCGTGGCGCGCGACGCCGACGTCTTCGCCCGCACCACGCCGGAGCACAAGCTGCGCCTCGTCCGCGCGCTCCAGACGGCCGGCCACACGGTGGCGATGACCGGCGACGGGGTGAACGACGCCCCCGCCCTGAAGCGCGCCGACGTCGGCGTCGCCATGGGCTGCAAGGGGACGGAGGCCGCGAAGGAGGCCGCCAGCATGGTGCTGGCCGACGACAACTTCGCCTCCATCGCCCACGCGGTCGAGGAAGGGCGGACGGTCTACGACAACCTGCGCAAGACGATCCTGTTCATGCTGCCGACCAACGGCGCCCAGGCGCTGGTGATCCTGGTGGCGGTGCTGGCCGGCTACACCCTGCCGATCACCCCGGTCCAGATTCTCTGGGTCAACATGGTGACCGCGGTGACGCTGGGCCTGGCGCTGGCCTTCGAGCCTCCCGAGGCCGCGGTGATGAAGCGCCCGCCCCGTCCGCAGGACGAGCCGATCCTGCCCGGCTTCCTGATCGGGCGCATGGTGCTGGTGATGGCGCTTCTGGTCGCCACCAGCTTCGGATTCTTCCTGCTGCACGAAGGGCACGGCGACCCCACGCCGGTCGCCCGCACCATGGCCGTCAACGCCCTGGTGATGGGGGAGATCTTCTTCCTGCTGAACGCGCGGGCGGTCACCGCCTCGGTGCTGAACCGGCAGGGGCTGTTCGGCAGCCGTCCGGTGTGGATCTCCATCGGCCTGATGCTGGTCTTCCAGCTCGCCTTCACCTACGCCCCGCCCCTGCAGAGCCTGTTCGGCACGGCGGCGGTGGACTGGACCCAGTGGGTGGCCATGACGGCGGCCGGTCTGGCGATCTTCCTGGCGGTGGAGGCGGAGAAGGCGGTCACCCGCCGGGTGATGGGGCGGCGGGGCTGA